One Ardenticatenales bacterium DNA segment encodes these proteins:
- a CDS encoding tryptophan synthase subunit alpha: MTPVSRISAAFAPKSSRRAALMPYFTLGYPDRATSLAVVEAIAPYSDLLELGVPFSDPLADGPTIQHSTQVALEQGVTSRACLDMVRELRRRGVTPPILLLGYYNPILAYGEAAYARDAAAAGVDGLIVPDLPPEEADSLVTALTAEGLVLIHFLAPTSSPDRVRTVLRQAQGFIYMVSVTGVTGARAQVSANLEQFVRQVRAQTDIPLAVGFGVSTPAQAGQIGQFADGVIVGSALINAVDVAADKPAAAVQFVQTLAAGLSKPTTHQQPPTEN, translated from the coding sequence ATGACTCCTGTCTCTCGTATTTCCGCCGCATTTGCCCCCAAATCCTCCCGCCGCGCCGCCCTCATGCCCTATTTCACGCTGGGCTACCCCGACCGCGCCACCTCTCTAGCCGTCGTCGAAGCCATTGCTCCCTACAGCGACCTGTTGGAGTTAGGCGTCCCCTTCAGCGACCCCCTGGCGGATGGTCCCACCATCCAGCACAGCACGCAGGTCGCCCTGGAGCAGGGCGTCACCAGCCGCGCCTGCCTGGATATGGTGCGCGAACTGCGCCGGCGCGGCGTCACGCCGCCCATTTTACTGCTCGGCTATTACAATCCCATTCTCGCTTATGGGGAAGCCGCCTACGCCCGCGACGCGGCGGCGGCAGGCGTAGACGGCCTGATTGTGCCCGACCTGCCGCCGGAGGAGGCGGATTCGCTGGTGACGGCGCTGACCGCCGAAGGTCTCGTCCTCATCCACTTCCTCGCGCCCACCAGCAGCCCGGATCGGGTGCGAACCGTTTTGCGGCAGGCGCAGGGCTTCATCTACATGGTCAGCGTCACGGGCGTGACGGGGGCGCGGGCGCAGGTGTCCGCCAATCTGGAACAGTTTGTGCGCCAGGTGCGCGCCCAGACGGACATCCCCCTTGCCGTAGGCTTTGGCGTGAGTACGCCCGCGCAAGCCGGGCAGATCGGGCAGTTCGCCGATGGCGTCATCGTCGGCAGCGCCCTGATCAACGCCGTGGACGTCGCCGCCGACAAACCCGCCGCTGCCGTCCAATTCGTGCAGACCCTGGCTGCCGGTCTCTCCAAACCCACCACCCACCAACAGCCGCCAACTGAAAACTGA
- a CDS encoding thioredoxin domain-containing protein, with product MPNHLINETSPYLLQHAHNPVDWYPWGEEALALARSQDKPILLSIGYAACHWCHVMAHESFEDEETAAYMNRHFVNVKVDREERPDLDSIYMQAVIALTRSGGWPMTVFLTPEGEPFYGGTYFPPAPRYGMPSFHQILASVSQAWRDRRAEVRQGASELARHIQQDMNLMARGPALDADLLPRAIVQIQRGYDRTWGGFGGAPKFPQPMTIEFLLRHHARFGDQDALAMAEHTLQMMARGGMYDQIGGGFARYATDDHWLVPHFEKMLYDNAQLSRVYLHAWQVTGNPFYRRVVEEVLDYVLREMRHPEGGFYSSQDADSEGVEGKFYVWQLDEIEAVLGEDADLFVRAYGVMRQGNWEGENILHLPRPISETEWTRLAAARRRLYEARARRVWPGLDDKVLTAWNGLMMPAFAEAGRALQRPDYVQAAVDNAEFLWRTMRQPNGRLWRTWKAGATARYNGYLEDYAYLADGLLALYQTVFDERWFAWATELADIMLTHFADEAHGGFFDTSDDHEALIQRPKDLQDNAVPSGNSMAAHVLLTLGLYTGEDRYTAAAEATVSALQGAMSQYPTGFAHWLSAAAFVLAQPQEIAIVGRPQAEDTRALLARVRHPYRPFQVVAVAAPEEASRVPLLQQRGQLEGRATAYVCRHFTCQRPVTSPDALADQLARTAP from the coding sequence ATGCCCAACCACCTGATCAACGAAACCAGCCCTTATCTGCTGCAACACGCCCACAACCCCGTGGACTGGTATCCCTGGGGTGAGGAAGCCCTGGCCCTGGCCCGCAGCCAGGACAAGCCCATCCTCCTCAGCATTGGTTATGCCGCCTGCCACTGGTGCCACGTCATGGCCCATGAATCCTTCGAGGATGAGGAGACGGCGGCCTACATGAACCGCCATTTCGTCAACGTCAAAGTGGACCGCGAGGAGCGCCCCGATCTGGACAGCATCTACATGCAGGCGGTGATCGCCCTCACGCGCAGCGGCGGTTGGCCCATGACGGTTTTCCTCACGCCAGAAGGGGAGCCTTTCTACGGCGGCACATATTTCCCGCCCGCGCCGCGCTACGGGATGCCCAGCTTCCACCAGATTCTGGCCAGCGTCAGCCAGGCGTGGCGTGACCGACGCGCGGAAGTGCGCCAGGGCGCGAGCGAGCTGGCGCGCCACATCCAGCAGGACATGAATCTGATGGCGCGTGGGCCGGCATTGGATGCCGATTTGCTGCCCCGTGCCATCGTCCAGATTCAGCGCGGCTATGACCGGACGTGGGGCGGCTTTGGCGGCGCGCCCAAATTCCCGCAGCCGATGACGATTGAATTCCTGCTACGTCACCATGCGCGTTTTGGCGACCAGGATGCGCTGGCGATGGCCGAGCATACGCTGCAAATGATGGCCCGCGGTGGCATGTACGATCAGATTGGGGGGGGATTTGCCCGCTACGCGACCGATGACCATTGGCTCGTGCCCCATTTTGAGAAGATGCTCTACGACAACGCGCAGTTGAGTCGGGTCTACTTGCATGCCTGGCAGGTGACGGGCAATCCGTTTTATCGGCGCGTGGTGGAGGAGGTGCTGGATTACGTCCTGCGTGAGATGCGCCATCCTGAGGGCGGTTTTTACAGCAGCCAGGACGCGGACAGCGAGGGCGTGGAAGGCAAGTTTTATGTCTGGCAGTTGGATGAGATTGAGGCGGTGTTGGGCGAGGATGCGGACCTGTTCGTGCGTGCTTACGGCGTCATGCGGCAAGGCAATTGGGAAGGCGAGAACATTCTTCACCTGCCACGCCCCATTTCGGAAACGGAATGGACGCGGCTGGCGGCGGCGCGACGGCGGCTTTATGAGGCGCGGGCGCGGCGTGTGTGGCCGGGATTGGATGATAAGGTGCTGACGGCGTGGAATGGTTTGATGATGCCGGCATTTGCCGAAGCCGGACGCGCATTACAACGACCTGACTACGTGCAGGCCGCCGTGGACAACGCCGAATTCTTGTGGCGGACAATGCGCCAACCCAATGGCCGCCTGTGGCGGACCTGGAAAGCGGGTGCGACGGCGCGATACAACGGCTATCTGGAGGATTACGCCTACCTCGCGGATGGGCTGCTGGCCTTGTACCAGACCGTATTTGACGAGCGTTGGTTTGCCTGGGCGACCGAACTGGCGGACATCATGCTCACCCATTTTGCCGACGAAGCGCATGGTGGCTTCTTCGACACCTCCGATGACCATGAGGCGCTGATCCAGCGGCCCAAGGATTTGCAGGACAACGCCGTGCCCAGCGGCAACAGCATGGCCGCGCACGTGCTGCTGACGTTGGGGTTGTACACGGGGGAGGACCGGTACACGGCCGCCGCCGAGGCGACGGTTTCCGCGCTACAAGGGGCGATGTCCCAGTATCCCACGGGTTTCGCGCACTGGTTGTCGGCGGCTGCTTTTGTGCTGGCGCAGCCGCAAGAGATCGCCATCGTGGGCCGCCCACAGGCGGAGGATACGCGGGCATTGCTGGCGCGCGTTCGCCATCCCTATCGCCCTTTTCAAGTTGTAGCCGTGGCGGCTCCGGAAGAAGCGTCGCGGGTTCCGCTGCTCCAGCAGCGAGGGCAATTAGAGGGGCGGGCGACGGCTTATGTGTGCCGGCATTTTACCTGTCAACGCCCCGTCACATCACCAGACGCCCTCGCCGACCAACTGGCGCGGACCGCGCCCTAA
- a CDS encoding alpha/beta hydrolase, producing the protein MKNRYLTLLSLIALLLAGTIFTLGVGRSRAHKLVHPERSYPQRTPDEFGIENWQSITLTTEDGLRLAAWYIPPRPETDGAAVIFAHGFGGNRANLLLQASMLVQRGYGALLFDFRNHGDSEGTITTLGLLEEKDVAAALEYVLAQPEANPDRIGLVGHSMGGATVLRAAARLPEIDAVVAESSYTSLEDNVVEGVRYIAHLPAFPFAPMIIYFGQKEAGLDITLVRPIEDVPLIAPRPILFIHGEADRLILPDNSRRLFAAANEPKELYLLPDVNHIGVLEQDTVDFEDHFVTFFDTYLLGK; encoded by the coding sequence ATGAAAAATCGCTACCTGACCCTGTTATCGCTCATTGCCCTGCTCCTGGCGGGTACCATTTTCACGCTGGGCGTGGGACGCAGCCGCGCCCACAAGTTGGTTCACCCGGAACGCTCCTACCCACAGCGCACGCCCGACGAGTTTGGCATTGAGAACTGGCAAAGTATTACGTTGACTACGGAAGACGGACTGCGTCTGGCCGCCTGGTACATCCCGCCGCGCCCGGAGACGGATGGCGCGGCGGTGATTTTTGCGCATGGTTTTGGCGGCAATCGAGCGAATTTGCTGTTGCAGGCGTCTATGTTGGTCCAGCGTGGTTACGGGGCATTGCTGTTCGACTTCCGTAATCATGGCGATAGTGAGGGAACGATCACGACGCTGGGGTTGTTGGAGGAAAAGGATGTGGCGGCGGCGCTGGAGTACGTGCTGGCGCAGCCGGAGGCGAACCCGGACCGGATTGGGCTGGTGGGGCATTCGATGGGCGGGGCGACGGTGCTGCGAGCGGCGGCGCGGCTGCCGGAGATTGACGCGGTGGTGGCGGAGAGCAGTTATACCAGCCTGGAGGATAATGTGGTGGAAGGGGTGCGGTATATTGCGCATTTGCCGGCATTCCCCTTTGCCCCCATGATCATCTACTTCGGCCAAAAAGAAGCCGGACTGGACATCACCCTCGTGCGCCCCATTGAAGATGTCCCCCTGATCGCCCCGCGCCCCATCCTCTTCATCCACGGCGAAGCCGACCGCCTCATCCTGCCCGACAACAGCCGCCGCCTCTTCGCCGCCGCCAACGAACCAAAGGAACTGTACCTCCTCCCCGACGTAAACCACATCGGCGTGCTGGAACAGGACACCGTGGACTTTGAAGACCACTTCGTCACCTTTTTCGACACCTATCTCCTGGGCAAGTAG
- a CDS encoding PhnD/SsuA/transferrin family substrate-binding protein, which translates to MKHRHILILLLSGLLLAACAPRVELVEVTREVMETPTAGPTATLVPPRIVTEQVAVTRVVTETVMEVMEVTPPPPGSAERPVLLLFPPTYAEGIINGRSQALVQALVATTGMQFEARIPESMAATVDLLCAEGDRAVAFLPALPTVWAQQQCGAQPGLVGERFDFSWHAGMFVIPAGQSITTLADLEGKRWGIPGDQAVANYQIAAAQLQEMGITPGEIITYQGDSNALLGLLNGEVDFVTASYNPPLMPYEERLWQYGVDRPEVWRQLGIPPSRHPIGYIEVIYGGPENGGYRVRDARAALFDIRPEIFDVTRILALTPPIPNGALVFGGDLPYGLAVQMMQAVLDFGASDACAQSICSPDFYNWSGIAPADNAAYAPVRDLLQTQQLDAAAVYAADVEW; encoded by the coding sequence ATGAAACATCGACATATCCTCATATTGCTGTTGTCTGGGTTGCTGCTCGCTGCCTGTGCCCCGCGCGTCGAATTGGTGGAAGTCACCCGCGAGGTGATGGAAACGCCTACGGCGGGGCCGACGGCGACCCTGGTTCCGCCGCGCATCGTCACGGAGCAGGTGGCTGTGACGCGGGTGGTAACGGAGACGGTGATGGAGGTGATGGAAGTGACGCCGCCGCCGCCAGGGAGCGCGGAACGTCCCGTTTTGCTGCTCTTCCCGCCGACTTACGCGGAGGGCATCATTAACGGGCGCAGCCAGGCATTGGTGCAAGCGCTGGTGGCGACGACGGGGATGCAGTTTGAGGCGCGGATTCCGGAAAGTATGGCGGCGACGGTCGATTTGTTGTGCGCGGAAGGGGATCGGGCGGTGGCGTTTTTGCCGGCACTTCCTACCGTATGGGCGCAGCAGCAGTGCGGCGCGCAGCCGGGTCTGGTGGGCGAACGATTTGATTTTTCGTGGCATGCCGGCATGTTCGTCATCCCCGCCGGCCAATCCATCACCACCCTCGCCGACCTCGAAGGCAAACGCTGGGGCATTCCCGGCGATCAGGCCGTCGCCAACTACCAGATAGCCGCCGCCCAACTGCAAGAGATGGGTATCACGCCCGGCGAAATTATCACCTACCAGGGTGACAGCAACGCCCTGTTGGGCCTGCTAAATGGCGAAGTAGACTTCGTCACCGCCTCTTACAATCCGCCCCTCATGCCCTACGAAGAGCGCTTGTGGCAGTACGGCGTGGATCGGCCCGAAGTATGGCGGCAGTTGGGGATTCCTCCCAGCCGCCACCCCATTGGCTACATCGAAGTTATCTATGGCGGCCCGGAAAACGGTGGCTATCGCGTTCGAGATGCCCGCGCCGCCCTCTTTGACATTCGCCCAGAGATTTTCGACGTGACGCGCATCCTCGCTCTCACGCCGCCCATCCCCAACGGCGCGCTTGTATTCGGCGGCGACCTGCCCTATGGTTTGGCCGTGCAAATGATGCAGGCCGTTTTGGATTTTGGCGCGTCGGACGCCTGCGCCCAATCCATTTGCTCCCCGGACTTCTACAACTGGTCGGGTATCGCTCCCGCCGACAACGCCGCCTACGCTCCTGTGCGCGACCTGCTGCAAACGCAGCAACTAGACGCCGCTGCCGTGTACGCCGCGGATGTGGAGTGGTAA
- a CDS encoding glycosyltransferase family 2 protein: MLDIAVIIVSWNVRDYLAGCLTSLYADLGRSNLVGEVWVVDNGSTDGTQALLTDLYPQAHLLQNQKNVGFGVANNQGMQAALAQTEGIRYFLLLNPDTLVRPYALKHLAACLDARPETGLAGPHLVYGDGRFQHSAFAFPGLAQLTFDLWPVPGRWYESRLNGRYPRRYFHGRRTPFAVDFVLGAAMMVRRDVAESTGGFDESFYMYCEEIDWCWRIREAGWSIDTVPQAQIVHFGGESTKQVPANSILNLWRSRAQLYQKHHSKPTLWLSSQLAQRGLSRKARRAGDPRLRQAYNESAAIWRDARRKIAEKK; the protein is encoded by the coding sequence ATGCTTGATATTGCCGTCATCATCGTCAGTTGGAACGTGCGCGACTATCTCGCGGGCTGCCTCACCTCCTTGTACGCCGACCTGGGGCGTAGCAACCTGGTGGGCGAAGTGTGGGTGGTGGATAATGGCTCCACGGATGGCACGCAGGCGTTGTTGACCGACCTATATCCCCAGGCGCACCTGCTGCAAAATCAGAAAAACGTTGGTTTTGGGGTGGCAAATAACCAGGGGATGCAAGCGGCGCTGGCGCAAACGGAAGGAATTCGTTACTTTCTGCTCCTCAACCCGGATACGTTGGTGCGCCCGTATGCGTTGAAGCACCTGGCGGCTTGCCTGGATGCGCGCCCGGAAACGGGGCTGGCCGGTCCGCATCTGGTCTACGGGGATGGCCGGTTTCAGCACAGCGCGTTCGCTTTTCCCGGACTGGCGCAGTTGACGTTCGATCTGTGGCCGGTTCCGGGGCGTTGGTATGAAAGCCGCCTGAACGGGCGCTATCCGCGCCGCTATTTTCATGGGCGACGCACGCCGTTTGCGGTCGATTTTGTGCTGGGGGCGGCGATGATGGTGCGCCGCGATGTGGCGGAATCAACGGGGGGATTTGACGAGTCGTTTTACATGTATTGTGAGGAGATTGATTGGTGCTGGCGTATTCGGGAGGCGGGGTGGTCAATTGATACGGTTCCCCAGGCGCAGATTGTGCATTTTGGTGGGGAGAGTACGAAGCAAGTGCCGGCAAATTCCATCCTCAATCTCTGGCGCAGCCGTGCCCAACTGTACCAGAAGCATCACAGCAAACCCACCTTATGGCTCTCCAGCCAGTTGGCCCAGCGTGGCCTGAGCCGCAAGGCGCGCCGCGCCGGCGACCCGCGTCTGCGCCAGGCATACAACGAATCCGCCGCCATCTGGCGCGACGCCCGCCGCAAAATCGCCGAGAAAAAATAA
- a CDS encoding glycosyltransferase family 2 protein, whose protein sequence is MALTAVILTLNEAEHIVACIDSLRWADRILVFDSYSQDDTPALARAAGADVRQHAFANYAAQRNAALDAVQTDWVFFVDADERGTPALAAEIGRVTRERAEAGWYVPRHNYIFGKLTKGAGWFPDYQLRLFRHGRVRYERPVHEVAVVDGAIGYLAQPLLHYNYRDPAHFHEKQRKYVVFDAGILQQQGIVPHIYTPITQPLRQFWWRFVTLHGYRDGLHGLRLSLYLAYYEWLKYRQLRRITASA, encoded by the coding sequence GTGGCGCTGACCGCCGTCATTCTCACGCTCAATGAAGCCGAGCATATTGTCGCCTGCATCGACAGCCTCCGTTGGGCGGATCGCATCCTCGTGTTCGATTCCTACAGCCAGGATGACACACCCGCGCTGGCGCGGGCGGCGGGCGCGGATGTGCGGCAGCACGCCTTCGCCAACTATGCCGCGCAGCGGAACGCCGCTCTGGATGCCGTGCAAACGGATTGGGTCTTCTTCGTGGATGCGGATGAGCGGGGCACGCCCGCGCTTGCCGCGGAAATTGGCCGCGTGACGCGGGAACGGGCGGAGGCGGGCTGGTATGTTCCGCGACACAATTATATTTTTGGCAAACTCACAAAGGGGGCGGGCTGGTTCCCGGATTATCAATTGCGCCTGTTTCGGCACGGGCGTGTGCGCTACGAGCGTCCGGTGCATGAGGTGGCCGTGGTGGATGGGGCTATTGGCTATCTGGCGCAGCCGCTGCTGCATTACAATTACCGCGATCCGGCCCATTTTCATGAGAAGCAGCGGAAGTATGTTGTTTTTGATGCCGGCATCTTACAGCAACAAGGCATCGTCCCCCACATCTACACCCCCATCACCCAACCCCTGCGCCAGTTCTGGTGGCGCTTCGTCACCCTTCACGGCTACCGCGACGGCCTGCACGGTTTGCGCCTCAGCCTGTACCTGGCCTACTACGAATGGCTGAAATACCGCCAATTACGACGGATAACGGCCAGCGCGTGA
- a CDS encoding antitoxin produces the protein MIQLDEEEREILEAFEHGALKSVVDLDRELEEHRQYAAATFKKDKRINIRISSRDLVALQKRALAEGLPYQTLIASILHKYVDGQLKETP, from the coding sequence ATGATTCAGTTAGACGAAGAAGAGCGAGAGATTCTGGAAGCATTTGAGCATGGCGCGCTCAAATCTGTTGTCGATCTTGACAGGGAATTGGAAGAGCATCGCCAATATGCCGCCGCAACGTTCAAGAAGGATAAGCGAATCAACATTCGCATTTCCAGTCGTGACCTTGTAGCTTTGCAAAAACGGGCGCTGGCGGAAGGGCTACCCTATCAGACCCTCATCGCCAGCATATTGCACAAGTATGTTGATGGGCAACTCAAAGAGACGCCTTGA
- a CDS encoding BrnT family toxin encodes MKYYNWHPDKNEILKSQRGISFEEIVFHIANGDEVDVFDHPNQDRYPGQKISVIIVDGYAYLVPYVELETEIFLKTIIPSRKATKKYVGRQT; translated from the coding sequence ATGAAATACTACAATTGGCATCCCGACAAGAATGAGATTCTAAAAAGCCAACGCGGTATCTCATTCGAGGAAATAGTATTTCACATTGCAAATGGCGACGAAGTAGACGTTTTTGACCACCCGAACCAGGACCGGTATCCGGGTCAGAAGATTTCCGTCATTATCGTTGACGGTTACGCCTATTTGGTTCCGTATGTTGAATTAGAAACGGAGATTTTTCTCAAGACGATTATTCCCAGTCGAAAGGCAACAAAAAAATACGTGGGAAGGCAAACATGA
- a CDS encoding DUF2142 domain-containing protein produces MRQKLWLPLILAAYLGIGVLYAIYTPPWQSPDEPAHYNYVRQLAAGHLPVIAPGDYDQAYQSQVIDALFAPEYSVTSFTYEDHQPPLYYLLQLPVYLLSGGSLLAMRLVSVLLGAGVVALAFVIATRLFPGHGWLPPAVAAFVAFLPQHVAMMAAVNNDNLAELLVAAMLLVLLRVVASQDEVGWRTWTLLGLLLGSGFVTKATTYMMAPIAGLTLLWRCWGDWRGLWRAGVGVFVPAFLLGALWWGRNLVIYGGFDLLGAAAHNRVVVGQPRTDEWVRQYGWRYTLTTLLRTTFQSFWGQFGWMGVPMPAWVYRILLLGGGLTVGGWLFSWRSPHRPRLPRAAALLLWGIFLLSAALFLGYNVTFVQPQGRYLFSALIPIAIAVTIGAAAWLTPLRRRWPPTAFLLPALLALGLCGLDLLALFRFILPQLALQ; encoded by the coding sequence ATGCGACAAAAGCTGTGGCTGCCGCTGATTTTGGCTGCCTACTTGGGCATTGGCGTCCTCTACGCTATCTATACGCCGCCCTGGCAGTCGCCGGATGAACCCGCCCACTACAACTATGTGCGCCAGTTGGCGGCGGGGCATCTACCCGTTATCGCCCCCGGCGATTACGATCAGGCCTATCAAAGCCAGGTTATTGACGCCCTTTTCGCGCCGGAATATAGCGTTACCTCCTTCACGTACGAAGATCATCAGCCGCCGCTGTATTACCTGCTGCAACTGCCCGTCTACCTGCTAAGCGGCGGCTCGCTGCTGGCGATGCGGCTGGTGTCGGTACTGCTGGGCGCGGGGGTGGTGGCACTGGCGTTCGTCATTGCCACGCGGCTTTTTCCGGGGCACGGTTGGTTGCCGCCGGCGGTGGCGGCGTTTGTGGCTTTTTTGCCGCAGCATGTGGCCATGATGGCTGCCGTGAACAATGACAACCTGGCGGAACTGCTGGTGGCGGCGATGCTGCTTGTGCTGCTGCGGGTTGTGGCCTCTCAGGACGAGGTGGGGTGGCGCACCTGGACGCTGCTGGGGCTGTTGTTGGGGTCAGGGTTTGTGACGAAGGCGACGACGTATATGATGGCTCCTATCGCCGGGCTGACGTTGTTGTGGCGTTGTTGGGGGGATTGGCGTGGTTTGTGGCGCGCGGGGGTGGGGGTGTTTGTGCCGGCATTTCTCCTCGGCGCGCTCTGGTGGGGACGAAACCTGGTCATCTATGGCGGATTCGACCTGCTGGGAGCCGCCGCCCATAACCGCGTCGTCGTCGGGCAGCCACGCACCGACGAGTGGGTGCGGCAGTATGGCTGGCGCTATACCCTCACCACCCTCCTGCGCACCACCTTTCAGAGTTTCTGGGGGCAATTTGGGTGGATGGGCGTGCCAATGCCGGCATGGGTCTACCGCATCCTCCTCCTGGGCGGCGGCCTGACCGTTGGTGGCTGGCTCTTTTCCTGGCGCAGCCCGCACCGCCCCCGCCTCCCCCGCGCCGCCGCCCTCCTCCTTTGGGGCATATTCCTCCTCAGCGCCGCCCTCTTCCTCGGCTACAACGTCACTTTCGTCCAACCCCAGGGGCGCTACCTCTTCTCCGCCCTCATCCCCATCGCCATCGCCGTGACCATCGGCGCCGCCGCCTGGCTCACTCCCCTGCGCCGCCGCTGGCCCCCTACCGCCTTCCTCCTGCCCGCCCTCCTCGCCCTGGGCCTCTGCGGCCTCGACCTCCTCGCCCTTTTCCGCTTCATCCTCCCCCAACTTGCCTTGCAATAG
- the metG gene encoding methionine--tRNA ligase has protein sequence MSTLNQPEHILVCVAWPYANADIHQGNVTGSYLPADIYARYHRLRGNLVLMVSGSDSHGTPVTVKAEEQGKTAQEVFQYYHQRFLQLFMQLGLHYDLFTHTDTDNHYQVSQDIFLALLHNGYLYRQITAQMYSPTSNKFLPDRYVEGTCPNCGYTRARGDQCDNCNTLFQSASELVNPRSKQDDTALELRDTEHYFLDLEKLAQDGLADWIQDDKEHWRPQVINFARNLILNEGLHGRAITRDMDWGIEVPMPGWEGKVLYVWFEAVIGYLSASIEWAKNNGQPEAWKNWWYNPAARTVYFVGKDNIPFHAIIWPAQLLGAKRLYETDESKRLNLPYDVPANEFMNMEGRKISGSHNWGVWMLDALTRHDPDPLRYYLTVVMPETRDSDWSWEGYVERNNAELVANWGNLVNRVLSMTRRYFKGIVPDPGPVTARETDLLAEIDAGFAAIGDLYDGCKFRAAMKEAMALATRVNQYLEETSPWTTAKTDRPSTARSLYTALQAINGLKVLFAPVTPFTSERLHAYLGEPGQLFGVGKVATYHEGRGDHTALTYDDQGAVGRWQRAEIPAGRQLPPPAPLFKKLEADVVADELARLGR, from the coding sequence GTGAGTACACTCAACCAACCTGAACACATTCTCGTCTGTGTAGCGTGGCCCTACGCCAACGCAGACATTCATCAAGGAAACGTAACGGGGTCGTATTTGCCGGCAGACATCTATGCCCGTTATCATCGTCTGCGTGGCAACCTTGTCCTCATGGTCTCCGGTTCCGATAGCCACGGCACGCCCGTCACCGTCAAAGCGGAAGAGCAAGGCAAAACCGCGCAGGAGGTGTTCCAATACTACCATCAACGCTTCCTGCAACTATTCATGCAGCTTGGCCTCCACTACGACCTATTCACACATACCGACACAGACAACCACTACCAGGTCTCCCAAGACATCTTCCTCGCCCTGCTGCACAACGGCTATCTCTACCGCCAGATAACGGCGCAGATGTACTCGCCCACCAGCAACAAATTCCTCCCCGACCGCTACGTGGAAGGAACCTGCCCCAACTGCGGCTACACCCGCGCCCGCGGCGACCAGTGCGACAACTGCAACACCCTCTTCCAGAGTGCCAGCGAACTGGTCAACCCACGCAGTAAACAGGACGACACGGCCCTGGAATTGCGCGATACGGAGCATTATTTCCTTGACCTGGAGAAACTGGCCCAGGATGGACTGGCAGATTGGATCCAAGACGACAAGGAGCATTGGCGTCCCCAGGTAATCAACTTCGCCCGCAATCTCATCCTCAACGAAGGGCTGCACGGGCGTGCCATCACCCGCGACATGGATTGGGGCATCGAAGTACCCATGCCTGGCTGGGAAGGCAAAGTCCTCTACGTCTGGTTTGAAGCCGTGATCGGCTACCTCTCCGCCAGCATTGAGTGGGCCAAAAACAACGGGCAGCCAGAAGCATGGAAAAACTGGTGGTACAATCCCGCCGCGCGTACCGTCTACTTCGTGGGCAAGGACAACATCCCGTTCCATGCCATTATCTGGCCGGCGCAACTGCTGGGCGCAAAACGCCTTTACGAAACAGACGAAAGCAAACGGCTGAATCTGCCTTACGATGTGCCCGCCAACGAGTTCATGAACATGGAGGGGCGCAAAATAAGCGGCAGCCACAATTGGGGCGTGTGGATGCTGGACGCCCTCACGCGCCACGACCCCGATCCGCTGCGCTACTACCTCACCGTGGTCATGCCGGAAACCCGCGACTCCGACTGGAGTTGGGAAGGGTACGTGGAACGCAACAACGCCGAACTGGTCGCCAACTGGGGCAACCTGGTCAACCGCGTCCTCAGCATGACGCGCCGCTACTTCAAGGGCATCGTGCCCGATCCCGGTCCCGTGACGGCGCGGGAAACGGACCTGCTGGCGGAAATAGACGCGGGATTCGCCGCCATTGGCGACTTGTACGATGGCTGCAAGTTCCGCGCGGCCATGAAGGAAGCCATGGCCCTGGCAACCCGCGTCAATCAGTATCTGGAGGAAACCAGCCCCTGGACCACGGCCAAAACGGACCGTCCATCCACGGCGCGCTCCCTGTACACGGCCTTGCAAGCCATCAACGGTCTAAAGGTACTGTTTGCCCCCGTGACGCCGTTTACGAGTGAACGCCTGCACGCCTATCTGGGTGAGCCGGGTCAACTGTTTGGCGTAGGGAAAGTTGCGACGTACCACGAAGGGCGCGGCGACCATACCGCCCTCACCTACGACGACCAGGGCGCGGTAGGACGCTGGCAGCGTGCGGAAATTCCCGCCGGACGTCAACTCCCCCCGCCCGCCCCGCTCTTCAAGAAGTTGGAGGCGGATGTTGTCGCCGACGAATTGGCCCGCCTGGGACGATAA